From a region of the Paenibacillus sp. R14(2021) genome:
- a CDS encoding aminotransferase class I/II-fold pyridoxal phosphate-dependent enzyme: MSGTTLTDLLSPAARRMQPSGIRRYFDYAAGKKDIISLGVGEPDFVTPKHVRDACIQALERGRTTYTSNAGMPELREAIVNYLRDGFQLEYDPANEVIVTVGSSESIDLALRTIISEGDEILIPEPCFIAYSPIAELCGGVTVPIETTAEQQFKLTAEALKAKLTHRSKVLVLSYPSNPTGAIMTREDWVPIAKLVLEHGLIVISDEIYAELTFGAVHASIASLPGMMERTLVVSGFSKAFAMTGWRVGYACGPAELIAAMLKIHQYTIMCAPILSQIGAIESLVNGLEEKDRMVDSYNQRRLSFVDGLRGIGLPCHEPLGSFYAFPSIAHTGLTSDEFARRLLDEAGVVTVPGHVFGAGGEGFIRCCYATSPSQLESALERMDVFLRSL, from the coding sequence ATGAGCGGAACAACGTTAACGGATTTATTGTCCCCGGCTGCACGCAGGATGCAGCCGTCGGGTATACGGAGGTATTTCGACTATGCGGCGGGCAAGAAGGATATCATTTCGCTTGGCGTCGGCGAGCCGGATTTCGTGACGCCGAAGCATGTTCGCGACGCGTGCATACAAGCGCTTGAGAGAGGCCGCACGACGTATACGTCGAATGCCGGCATGCCGGAGCTGCGCGAGGCGATCGTGAATTACCTGCGAGACGGATTTCAGCTGGAATACGATCCCGCTAACGAGGTTATTGTTACGGTAGGCAGCAGCGAGTCAATCGATTTGGCCTTGCGGACGATCATTTCCGAAGGCGATGAGATTCTCATTCCGGAGCCCTGCTTTATTGCCTATTCTCCGATCGCAGAGCTATGCGGAGGCGTGACCGTGCCGATCGAAACAACGGCGGAGCAGCAATTCAAGCTTACGGCGGAAGCGCTCAAGGCGAAGCTGACGCATCGTTCAAAGGTGCTAGTCCTCAGTTACCCGAGCAATCCGACAGGCGCAATCATGACACGGGAGGACTGGGTTCCGATTGCGAAGCTTGTCCTCGAACATGGACTCATCGTCATCTCGGACGAAATTTACGCTGAGCTGACCTTCGGCGCGGTTCACGCAAGCATCGCGTCCCTCCCAGGCATGATGGAGCGAACGCTTGTTGTCAGCGGCTTCTCCAAAGCTTTCGCCATGACAGGCTGGCGTGTCGGCTATGCGTGCGGACCGGCGGAGCTCATTGCAGCCATGTTGAAAATCCATCAGTATACGATCATGTGTGCGCCGATTCTGAGCCAGATCGGTGCGATTGAATCGCTGGTCAACGGCCTCGAAGAGAAAGACCGGATGGTGGATTCCTACAACCAGCGGCGTCTCTCCTTCGTTGACGGGCTTCGCGGGATTGGGCTGCCGTGCCATGAGCCGCTTGGTTCTTTCTACGCGTTTCCGTCGATCGCGCACACAGGGCTGACTTCGGATGAATTTGCGCGGCGCTTGCTGGATGAAGCCGGTGTCGTAACCGTTCCCGGCCATGTCTTCGGGGCCGGCGGGGAGGGCTTCATCCGCTGCTGCTATGCGACATCCCCATCGCAGCTGGAGAGCGCATTGGAGCGCATGGATGTCTTCCTACGTTCGCTCTGA
- a CDS encoding LysR family transcriptional regulator, whose translation MELKQLKYFLAIAEEKQITRAAKRLHMEQPPLSRQLMLMEEELGAKLFERGRKQLTLTAAGELLKSKAESLLFQLDETMLEVKELEEGIRGTLSIGAVVSCISILPEPIRKLREAFPQITYKINEGDHFLLGEMLEKRTIELVISRLPFETGILPSKLSMLPLPSDPYVTVFPKSWTPFAGDDGLITMKELAEYPLLTLKTDKTIRMHEQVVNEFRRHGLEPSIICECSSVAVIMSLVAAGIGATVFPKSILSSFPSGDIRMLPIRDASFESDTGILWLKDHLLSKRAQRFIACFQEASSERT comes from the coding sequence ATGGAGCTAAAGCAGTTAAAATATTTTCTCGCCATCGCCGAGGAGAAACAGATTACCCGCGCGGCCAAACGCCTGCATATGGAACAGCCGCCGCTAAGCCGCCAGCTTATGCTCATGGAAGAAGAACTTGGTGCCAAGCTCTTCGAACGCGGCAGAAAGCAATTGACGCTGACTGCAGCCGGTGAACTCCTGAAGTCCAAGGCGGAGTCGCTGCTGTTCCAGCTTGACGAAACCATGTTGGAGGTCAAGGAGCTTGAAGAAGGGATCCGGGGTACCTTGTCGATTGGTGCCGTCGTGTCGTGCATCTCCATCCTGCCTGAACCGATCCGTAAGCTGCGTGAAGCCTTCCCTCAGATTACGTACAAGATCAACGAGGGTGATCACTTCCTGCTCGGCGAGATGCTGGAGAAACGAACTATCGAGCTGGTCATCTCGCGGCTGCCCTTCGAGACAGGCATTTTGCCTTCCAAATTATCGATGCTCCCGCTCCCTTCCGACCCCTATGTCACCGTCTTTCCGAAGTCTTGGACTCCCTTTGCCGGCGACGACGGATTAATCACCATGAAGGAGCTGGCGGAATACCCGCTGCTGACGCTGAAGACGGACAAGACAATTCGCATGCATGAGCAGGTTGTGAACGAGTTCCGTCGACATGGACTCGAGCCGAGCATCATCTGCGAATGCTCCAGCGTCGCGGTCATTATGTCACTGGTCGCAGCCGGCATCGGCGCGACCGTGTTTCCAAAATCGATCCTCTCTTCTTTTCCGTCCGGCGATATTCGCATGCTCCCGATTCGCGACGCCAGCTTCGAGTCCGATACCGGCATCCTGTGGCTGAAGGATCATCTCTTATCGAAGCGTGCGCAGCGCTTCATTGCCTGTTTCCAGGAAGCTTCGTCAGAGCGAACGTAG